One Plectropomus leopardus isolate mb chromosome 1, YSFRI_Pleo_2.0, whole genome shotgun sequence DNA segment encodes these proteins:
- the pigb gene encoding GPI mannosyltransferase 3, translating to MEDIRPRLKFGNRVEDVKLRKRKSQLYSKEDKSPLKDGVLRTRVVVFSVAFRLINCFLVQTSFVPDEYWQSLEVSHRMVFNYGYLTWEWKAGIRGFTYPLFFAVIYKILYFINYDSVHLLIWLPRIIQALLAAAADVKFFFLIQTLDSCDVAKWTFFCHMCSWFSWYCCTRTLTNTMETTITTLALFYFPLPGSKTHSSKIYLTLVALAVIVRPTALIVWFPLLIYHFWQEDNKLRLITHNVIPIGALAVVISTVIDCIFYEKWTMVQFNFLKFNVFHGVAGFYGSHPWHWYFTQGFAVVLGPHLPFFLHGCSLAPKRYKILLATVVWTVVVYSLLPHKEFRFIYAVLPFCMIFCGISLANLRVWRRAAAFLLLVSNLAAASYTSLIHQRGALDVMSHLQTLCDVSTPSQPDVLFLMPCHSTPFYRSFF from the exons ATGGAGGACATCCGACCACGTCTGAAATTTGGTAATAGAGTCGAAGATGTGAAACTGAGGAAACGAAAATCTCAGCTGTACTCAAAGGAAGATAAAAGTCCTCTCAAAGACG gtGTGCTGAGAACCagagttgttgtgttttctgtggcGTTTAGACTCATCAACTGCTTCCTGGTTCAGACCAGTTTCGTCCCTGATGAGTACTGGCAGTCTCTGGAGGTCTCCCATCGTATGGTCTTCAA CTATGGGTATCTGACCTGGGAGTGGAAGGCAGGAATAAGAGGATTCACCTACCCGCTCTTCTTTGCCGTCATATACAAGATATTATACTTCATAAACTACGACTCAGTCCATCTCTTA ATATGGCTTCCACGTATAATTCAAGCTCTCCTGGCTGCGGCTGCTGATGTGAAATTCTTCTTCCTCATCCAAACGTTGGACAGTTGTGACGTTGCAAAATGGACA TTCTTCTGCCACATGTGCTCGTGGTTCTCGTGGTACTGCTGCACCAGGACTCTGACCAACACCATGGAGACCACCATCACCACCCTGGCTCTTTTTTACTTTCCTCTCCCTGGgtccaaaacacacagcag CAAAATCTATTTGACCCTGGTCGCCCTGGCCGTCATCGTTCGACCGACAGCCCTGATTGTCTGGTTTCCTCTGCTGATCTACCATTTTTGGCAGGAAGATAACAAACTGAGGCTCATCACTCATAATGTCATTCCTATAGG AGCTTTGGCTGTTGTGATTTCAACGGTGATCGACTGTATATTTTATGAAAAG TGGACCATGGTGCAGTTCAACTTCCTGAAGTTTAACGTTTTTCACGGTGTGGCCGGTTTCTATGGCTCTCATCCCTGGCACTGGTACTTCACTCAGGGGTTTGCCGTCGTGCTCGGTCCTCATCTTCCGTTTTTCCTTCATGGGTGCAGCCTCGCCCCTAAAAGATACAAAATCCTGTTGGCAACGGTCGTCTGGACAGTCGTGGTTTACAG TTTGCTTCCACACAAGGAGTTCAGATTCATCTATGCCGTGCTGCCTTTCTGTATGATCTTCTGTG GTATATCTTTGGCTAACTTGAGAGTGTGGCGACGGGCTGCTGCATTCCTCCTGTTAGTGAGCAACCTAGCCGCAGCTTCGTACACCAGCCTGATCCACCAGCGAGGCGCTCTGGACGTCATGAGCCACCTGCAGACACTTTGTGACGTGTCCACGCCTTCGCAGCCAGACGTCCTCTTCCTCATGCCCTGCCACTCAACGCCTTTTTACAG GTCTTTCTTTTAA